The Chanodichthys erythropterus isolate Z2021 chromosome 12, ASM2448905v1, whole genome shotgun sequence genome contains a region encoding:
- the LOC137032796 gene encoding uncharacterized protein, giving the protein MPRTKQSQRSQAAKRRIADRLAANPEEILQPPKQRKEIQEPDPNFANCSEFANCSEFANCSEFANFTDSYPKSDSDANSKSMPKFPKDAEMTMHAVSYLSPQTSYIRGSFHQGHPRFNPNGGKQCAANSLIAIVMSKMKNVLQWTISDLNDVLIHGNDLYSAMRDAGKINDHLDGYMEVAELPDTHTLNNCTFSIKYGQLHTGLFGISNYDEGLQGFAMSFDEAVKQAFQRFDACLVNMNHTICAAVRQGSWYAVIDPHSRHCDGTMAAYGKSSDFLWQHRIFTHSFQETWCILECKKSSF; this is encoded by the coding sequence ATGCCTCGGACGAAGCAGTCTCAGCGTTCTCAGGCAGCCAAGAGGAGAATCGCGGACAGGCTGGCTGCTAATCCTGAAGAGATTTTGCAGCCTCctaaacaaagaaaagaaatacaaGAGCCTGATCCTAATTTTGCCAATTGTTCCGAATTTGCCAATTGTTCCGAATTTGCCAATTGTTCCGAATTTGCCAATTTTACCGATTCTTACCCAAAGTCTgattcagacgctaattcaaAGTCTATGCCAAAGTTTCCAAAAGATGCTGAGATGACTATGCATGCTGTTTCTTATTTGTCTCCACAGACTTCCTATATCAGAGGCTCTTTTCATCAAGGACATCCCCGCTTCAATCCCAATGGTGGTAAGCAATGTGCTGCAAACAGTTTAATTGCCATTGTCATGTCTAAGATGAAAAATGTGTTGCAGTGGACCATCAGTGACCTGAATGATGTTCTGATTCACGGAAATGACCTGTACAGTGCCATGAGAGATGCAGGGAAAATCAACGATCACTTAGATGGCTACATGGAAGTTGCTGAGCTGCCTGACACACACACGCTGAATAATTGTACTTTTTCAATAAAGTATGGACAATTACACACAGGGTTGTTTGGCATTTCTAATTATGATGAAGGTCTGCAAGGCTTCGCCATGTCATTTGATGAAGCAGTAAAACAAGCATTCCAGAGGTTTGATGCATGTTTGGTAAATATGAACCACACCATATGTGCAGCTGTTAGACAAGGTTCATGGTATGCAGTGATTGATCCACATTCCCGACACTGTGATGGAACAATGGCAGCTTACGGTAAGAGTAGTGACTTTCTATGGCAGCATAGAATCTTTACTCATTCATTTCAAGAGACTTGGTGCATCCTTGAATGCAAAAAATCATCCTTTTGA